Proteins encoded by one window of Chromobacterium violaceum ATCC 12472:
- a CDS encoding MFS transporter: MHAFSPQPHWSRLAAIALIAWLEFLQNGLLNFASSQVMGGVGAGPEEFSQAAMAYALCAVLALFNHQWCVERFGSRRHLQGSILLFALGALIAGAAASPAAFIAGRAVQGLGGAAFFTAARLEVAQLPPAKRGPGLVAFGQALLLGSALGPLLGGVLLQAYGWRALCWGILPLLLPAWWAAGRLPLRPPAHRPAHYPTWTFLLLLTAVFLLQWLIQQTPYRLFAHPQWLAGLAAAAVAAWMLFRAAHRGRASDRRRWRLLRRPSYRLGLVGYSCCYLLVSANSYILPMLSVQALGFDLPTSGMLLSVSYLAGIAFALLYAKLLLKGKAPGLRETMAGGCLLLAGYGWLMSGLNGEATLARVAAILLLNGGFMSLFIMAVAQSAFRGIAPVAFGHAYQTKNIVRQVSVSAGVALASVFMQARNALHYSRLSEHFSWNSPQFLDSLHQLRQFMPDLSDTQRFGVLAGELARQATLVSCLDFFRLESWIGLALAAGLLAARKNG; this comes from the coding sequence ATGCATGCTTTTTCTCCTCAGCCCCATTGGAGCCGGCTGGCCGCGATCGCGCTGATCGCCTGGCTGGAATTCCTGCAGAACGGCCTGCTCAATTTCGCGTCCTCGCAGGTGATGGGCGGGGTCGGCGCCGGACCGGAGGAGTTCAGCCAGGCGGCGATGGCTTACGCGCTGTGCGCGGTGCTGGCGCTGTTCAATCATCAATGGTGCGTCGAGCGCTTCGGCTCGCGCCGCCATCTGCAGGGTTCCATCCTGCTGTTCGCGCTGGGCGCGCTGATCGCCGGCGCCGCCGCATCTCCGGCAGCCTTCATCGCCGGCCGCGCGGTGCAGGGCCTGGGCGGCGCCGCCTTCTTCACCGCCGCCCGTCTCGAAGTCGCGCAGCTGCCGCCCGCCAAGCGCGGGCCGGGCCTGGTCGCCTTCGGCCAGGCGCTGCTGCTGGGCAGCGCGCTGGGGCCGCTGCTCGGCGGCGTCCTGCTGCAGGCCTACGGTTGGCGCGCGCTGTGCTGGGGCATCCTTCCGCTGCTGCTGCCCGCCTGGTGGGCGGCTGGCCGCCTGCCGCTGCGGCCGCCGGCGCATCGTCCCGCGCATTATCCGACCTGGACTTTCCTGCTGCTGCTGACCGCCGTCTTCCTGCTGCAATGGCTGATCCAGCAAACGCCTTACCGGCTGTTCGCCCATCCGCAATGGCTGGCCGGCCTGGCGGCGGCGGCCGTCGCCGCCTGGATGCTGTTCCGCGCCGCCCACCGCGGCCGGGCGTCCGACCGCCGCCGCTGGCGTCTGCTGCGCCGCCCAAGCTATCGGCTGGGACTCGTCGGCTACAGCTGCTGCTACCTGCTGGTATCGGCCAACAGCTACATCCTGCCGATGCTGTCGGTGCAGGCGCTGGGTTTCGACCTGCCCACCAGCGGCATGCTGCTGTCGGTCAGCTACCTGGCCGGCATCGCCTTCGCGCTGCTGTACGCCAAGCTGCTGCTGAAAGGCAAGGCGCCCGGACTGAGAGAAACCATGGCCGGCGGCTGCCTGCTGCTGGCCGGCTACGGCTGGCTGATGAGCGGCCTGAACGGCGAGGCGACGCTGGCCCGCGTCGCGGCCATCCTGCTGCTCAACGGCGGCTTCATGTCGCTGTTCATCATGGCGGTGGCGCAGAGCGCCTTCCGCGGCATCGCCCCGGTAGCCTTCGGCCACGCCTACCAAACCAAGAACATCGTGCGCCAGGTGTCGGTCTCGGCCGGCGTGGCCTTGGCCAGCGTGTTCATGCAGGCGCGCAACGCGCTGCATTACAGCCGTCTGTCCGAGCATTTTTCCTGGAATTCGCCACAGTTTCTCGACTCATTGCATCAATTACGACAATTCATGCCCGATTTGAGCGATACTCAACGCTTCGGAGTGCTGGCCGGCGAACTCGCCCGGCAAGCCACGCTGGTTTCCTGCCTGGACTTCTTCCGCCTGGAAAGCTGGATAGGCCTGGCGCTGGCGGCCGGCCTGCTCGCGGCCAGAAAAAACGGCTGA
- a CDS encoding methyl-accepting chemotaxis protein, with protein MRSIRHKLILLTAVSILVATISVTVIACLNIRNHAYDEAKREVTQVLQLQGGLVSEWLTVRKNLITASLSRAGDPQASYYLQQIAKGGGFNIIYAGHGDSGEMFYSVPGRPKPSADYQPAQRPWYQQAKAQGGVIVTDPYKDSEPETKDKLVITIADKAPGQEIVVGGDILIDKLVKSVLDIKLAGDGHAFLMTRQGKVIAYPKPGQELRPISELIPGLDESRFQQLVASGDVAPLDIDGRTFLVTLKQVANTDWVMGVAADEEAVLAPVTQLIWLIAGGVVIVLLVLVALSSGYLTRLLRGLIQVRDAMSEIAKGEGDLTRRIDIHGEDEVAQTAEAFNQFVGRLNGMFRELRGEAEELAHGVIEVGGAVKQVASDSHRLADISSSNAAAIEEVTVSISHIAEATRETDSLARNTGEHSRESAGDMQRISSEMEQTSQSVSELSALLASLEQRSQEISKITNVISDIADQTNLLALNAAIEAARAGEQGRGFAVVADEVRKLAERTGKATVEISEMVENILGETGKAVGNMQRTVSAVDTSVELTSQARGRLIAISDAMQKVIDKIGDVALSTSEQHNATTAMAQSTESINNQILDSDAALQGAMQTLESLKQLAHNMQGAFGRFKL; from the coding sequence ATGCGCTCCATCCGACACAAGCTCATCTTGTTGACGGCGGTGTCCATCCTGGTCGCCACGATCAGCGTGACAGTCATCGCCTGCCTCAACATCCGCAATCACGCCTACGACGAAGCCAAGCGCGAGGTCACCCAGGTTCTGCAGCTGCAGGGCGGACTGGTGTCGGAGTGGCTGACCGTGCGCAAGAACCTGATCACCGCCAGCCTGTCCCGCGCCGGCGATCCGCAGGCCAGTTACTACCTGCAGCAGATCGCCAAGGGCGGCGGCTTCAACATCATCTACGCCGGCCACGGCGACAGCGGCGAAATGTTCTACTCGGTGCCGGGCCGTCCCAAGCCCAGCGCCGACTACCAGCCGGCGCAGCGGCCGTGGTATCAGCAGGCCAAGGCGCAGGGCGGCGTGATCGTCACCGATCCGTACAAGGACTCCGAGCCCGAGACCAAGGACAAGCTGGTGATCACCATCGCCGACAAGGCGCCGGGCCAGGAAATCGTGGTCGGCGGCGACATCCTGATCGACAAGCTGGTGAAGTCGGTGCTGGACATCAAGCTGGCCGGCGACGGCCACGCCTTCCTGATGACCCGCCAGGGCAAGGTGATCGCCTATCCCAAGCCGGGCCAGGAACTGCGCCCGATCAGCGAGCTGATCCCCGGCCTGGACGAAAGCCGCTTCCAGCAACTGGTGGCCAGCGGCGACGTGGCGCCGCTGGACATCGACGGCCGCACCTTCCTGGTGACGCTGAAGCAAGTGGCGAATACCGACTGGGTGATGGGCGTGGCCGCCGATGAAGAGGCGGTGCTGGCGCCGGTGACCCAGCTGATCTGGCTGATCGCCGGCGGCGTGGTCATCGTGCTGCTGGTGCTGGTGGCGCTGAGCTCCGGCTACCTGACCCGCCTGCTGCGCGGCCTGATCCAGGTGCGCGACGCGATGAGCGAGATCGCCAAGGGCGAAGGCGACCTGACCCGCCGCATCGACATCCACGGCGAGGACGAGGTGGCGCAGACCGCCGAGGCGTTCAACCAGTTCGTCGGCCGCCTGAACGGCATGTTCCGCGAACTGCGCGGCGAGGCGGAAGAGCTGGCGCACGGCGTGATCGAGGTGGGCGGCGCGGTGAAGCAGGTGGCCAGCGATTCGCACCGCCTGGCCGACATCTCCAGCTCCAACGCCGCCGCGATCGAGGAAGTGACCGTCAGCATCTCGCACATCGCCGAGGCGACGCGCGAAACCGATTCGCTGGCGCGCAACACCGGCGAACACTCCCGCGAGAGCGCCGGCGACATGCAGCGCATCAGCAGCGAGATGGAGCAGACCAGCCAGTCGGTGAGCGAGCTGTCGGCGCTGCTGGCCTCGCTGGAGCAGCGCTCGCAGGAAATCTCCAAGATCACCAACGTGATCAGCGACATCGCCGACCAGACCAACCTATTGGCGCTGAACGCGGCGATCGAGGCGGCGCGCGCCGGCGAGCAGGGCCGCGGCTTCGCCGTGGTGGCCGACGAAGTGCGCAAGCTGGCCGAGCGCACCGGCAAGGCGACGGTGGAAATCAGCGAAATGGTGGAGAACATCCTGGGCGAAACCGGCAAGGCGGTGGGCAATATGCAGCGCACCGTCAGCGCGGTGGATACCAGCGTCGAGCTGACCAGCCAGGCGCGCGGCCGCCTGATCGCCATCAGCGACGCGATGCAGAAGGTGATAGACAAGATCGGCGACGTGGCGCTGTCCACCAGCGAGCAGCACAACGCCACCACGGCGATGGCGCAGAGCACCGAGTCCATCAACAACCAGATCCTGGACTCCGACGCCGCGCTGCAGGGCGCGATGCAGACCCTGGAGTCGCTGAAGCAGCTGGCCCACAATATGCAGGGCGCGTTCGGCCGCTTCAAGCTGTAA
- a CDS encoding LysR family transcriptional regulator, whose translation MNDIDALKLRRLDLNSLVALHALLSTRSVSRSADLLCLGQPAVSHILKKLREQCGDPLLCRDGRGLTTTPYAEALLPALEAWLGEAQRLLAPPAFDPAALDGVYRLAMPDLLEAALLPELIAALQQQAPGLRLEVAAMAADEAEAALEARRIDGAVGHFPARSARLSRRELFRSGFVCLHHAGRLALPAALDAAALAGPPHLYTSYIGNSASLIDDYLAAHGQRRRVIASTASLLAIPLLLERLPAVAVLPALIGRVLRAEAGGLTLRPVSDAALEIAVEHVWHPRCDADPLRRFIDALLRRQTAAWREPQEEAELAGV comes from the coding sequence GTGAATGATATTGACGCGCTGAAACTGCGGCGGCTGGATCTGAACAGCCTGGTGGCCCTGCACGCGCTGCTCAGCACCCGCAGCGTCAGCCGCAGCGCCGACTTGCTGTGCCTGGGCCAGCCGGCGGTCAGCCACATCCTGAAGAAGCTGCGCGAACAGTGCGGCGACCCGCTGCTGTGCCGCGACGGGCGCGGCTTGACGACCACGCCGTACGCCGAGGCGCTGCTGCCGGCGCTGGAGGCGTGGCTGGGAGAGGCGCAGCGCTTGCTGGCGCCGCCGGCTTTCGATCCGGCCGCGCTGGACGGCGTTTACCGGCTGGCGATGCCCGACTTGCTGGAGGCGGCGCTGCTGCCGGAATTGATCGCGGCCTTGCAGCAGCAGGCGCCGGGCCTGCGGCTGGAAGTGGCGGCGATGGCGGCGGACGAGGCCGAGGCGGCGCTGGAGGCGCGGCGGATAGACGGCGCCGTCGGCCATTTCCCGGCGCGTTCCGCGCGGTTGTCGCGGCGCGAGCTGTTCCGCAGCGGCTTCGTCTGCCTGCATCACGCCGGCCGGCTGGCGCTGCCGGCGGCGCTGGACGCGGCGGCGCTGGCCGGACCGCCGCATCTGTACACCTCCTATATCGGCAACAGCGCCAGCCTGATCGACGATTATCTGGCCGCGCATGGCCAGCGGCGGCGAGTGATCGCCTCCACCGCCAGCTTGCTGGCGATACCGCTGCTGCTGGAGCGCCTGCCGGCGGTGGCGGTGCTGCCGGCGCTGATCGGGCGGGTGCTGCGCGCGGAGGCGGGCGGCCTGACGCTGCGGCCGGTTTCCGACGCGGCATTGGAGATCGCCGTCGAGCATGTCTGGCATCCGCGTTGCGATGCCGACCCCTTGCGGCGATTCATCGACGCCTTGCTGCGGCGGCAGACCGCCGCATGGCGAGAACCGCAGGAAGAAGCAGAATTGGCCGGGGTTTGA
- a CDS encoding LEA type 2 family protein translates to MKWIATALLLLSLAGCGSMGLKKPEVSLSNIEPGSSTLFEQNFAVTLRVANPNPIPLNASGVDFELMLGGEKLGGGSSQQAVSIPSRGEGMVTLQVHTSLAAWIRQLANWRQLPGGKLNYELRGQLHGLNGLADLPFNNKGEWQLPQR, encoded by the coding sequence ATGAAATGGATAGCCACCGCCCTGTTGCTGCTTTCGCTTGCCGGATGCGGCAGCATGGGCCTGAAAAAGCCTGAAGTCAGCCTCAGCAATATCGAACCGGGCAGCAGCACGCTGTTCGAGCAGAACTTCGCGGTGACGCTGCGCGTCGCCAACCCCAATCCCATCCCGCTGAACGCCAGCGGCGTCGATTTCGAGCTGATGCTGGGCGGAGAAAAACTGGGCGGCGGCAGCAGCCAGCAAGCGGTGTCCATCCCCTCGCGCGGCGAAGGGATGGTGACCCTGCAGGTGCATACCTCGCTGGCCGCCTGGATACGCCAGCTGGCCAACTGGCGGCAGCTGCCGGGCGGCAAGCTCAACTACGAGCTGCGCGGCCAGCTGCACGGCCTGAACGGCCTGGCCGACCTGCCGTTCAACAACAAGGGCGAATGGCAGCTGCCGCAGCGCTGA
- the fdx gene encoding ISC system 2Fe-2S type ferredoxin, which produces MPRIIVLPHPDLCPEGAVIDNAETGQSICDALLAHDIEIEHACEMSCACTTCHCIVREGGASLNEADELEEDLLDKAWGLEAQSRLSCQAIVADEDLVIEIPKYTINHAREHH; this is translated from the coding sequence ATGCCGCGCATCATCGTTTTGCCGCACCCGGACCTTTGCCCCGAGGGCGCCGTAATTGATAACGCCGAAACCGGCCAGAGCATCTGCGACGCCCTGCTCGCCCACGACATCGAGATCGAGCACGCCTGTGAGATGTCCTGCGCCTGCACCACCTGCCACTGCATCGTGCGCGAGGGCGGCGCTTCGCTGAACGAGGCCGACGAACTGGAAGAAGATCTGCTGGACAAGGCCTGGGGCCTGGAAGCGCAATCGCGCCTGTCCTGCCAGGCCATCGTCGCCGACGAGGATCTGGTGATCGAAATCCCGAAATACACGATCAACCACGCCCGCGAACATCATTAA
- a CDS encoding glutathione S-transferase family protein, with amino-acid sequence MFTLIIGNKNYSPWSLRPWLVLKMLDEPFQEQQIDLYLSDSKARILAAHPAGKVPVLVDDQLRIWDSLAICEYLAECFPAARLWPDDSALRAVARSIVAEIHSGFVALRENLPMDITLRQVDYESSPALESDIARVIALWEEHLERHVVDGDFLFGCFTIADACFAPICTCFQTYNVRLPERSQAYVRHILSLPAMQEWYAAAAAERRRAS; translated from the coding sequence ATGTTCACCCTGATCATCGGCAACAAGAACTACTCCCCCTGGTCGCTGCGCCCCTGGCTGGTGCTGAAGATGCTGGACGAACCCTTCCAGGAGCAGCAGATCGACCTCTACCTGTCCGACAGCAAGGCCCGCATCCTTGCCGCCCATCCCGCCGGCAAGGTGCCGGTGCTGGTGGACGACCAGCTCAGAATCTGGGACTCGCTGGCCATCTGCGAATACCTGGCCGAATGCTTCCCCGCCGCTAGGCTGTGGCCCGACGACAGCGCGCTGCGCGCCGTCGCCCGCTCCATCGTCGCCGAGATCCACTCCGGCTTCGTCGCGCTCAGGGAAAACCTGCCGATGGACATCACGCTGCGCCAGGTGGACTACGAAAGCTCGCCGGCGCTGGAATCCGACATCGCCCGCGTGATCGCGCTATGGGAAGAGCACCTGGAACGCCACGTCGTCGACGGCGATTTCCTGTTCGGCTGCTTCACCATCGCCGACGCCTGCTTCGCGCCCATCTGCACCTGCTTCCAGACCTACAACGTCAGGCTGCCGGAGCGCTCGCAGGCTTATGTCCGCCATATCCTGTCCCTTCCCGCCATGCAGGAATGGTACGCGGCGGCGGCGGCCGAGCGGCGGCGGGCGTCTTAA
- the iscX gene encoding Fe-S cluster assembly protein IscX yields MKWTDVNDIAIELADAHPDVDPKTVRFVDLHNWVVELPGFDDDHARGGERVLEAIQQAWIDEAE; encoded by the coding sequence ATGAAATGGACCGACGTTAACGACATCGCCATCGAACTGGCGGACGCCCACCCGGACGTGGACCCGAAGACCGTGCGCTTCGTCGACCTGCACAACTGGGTGGTGGAGCTGCCCGGCTTCGACGACGACCACGCCCGCGGCGGCGAGCGCGTGCTGGAGGCGATCCAGCAGGCGTGGATAGACGAAGCCGAGTGA
- a CDS encoding methyl-accepting chemotaxis protein: MKSIRSKIALLLALAMLVATLSTAVSAYFKFRDNLSAGVSAQLDLAIGGQQRFVTSWLEQRKQIIASAVRHGGEADPTLYLQQLAEAGGYAQIFVGDGDSKGMVYSIPGKQKPSPDYDPASRAWFKAAKAQGGVIVTAPYRPASASIKDLVITIAQALPAGNKVVGGDIAIGQLVKSVLSVSLPGNGFVFLMGKDGKLIAYPKADTALKPLSELMPGMDAARIAGLLDKPELATVELDGASRLLRLSSVEGSDWVLGVVVDSELRDAPLRQMMVSMALSLLAALAITQLLAGAYLRRLLRGLFQVRDALREISQGEGDLTRRIAAEGRDEVAQMAEAFNQFVGRLNGMFRELRAEAEQLAQGVIAVGGDVARLAEDSHMLADISSSNAAAIEQVTVSISHIADATRETDSLARDTGAHAQSSAEELQRISSEMASTSVSVGELSALLASLQQRSQEISKITGVIRDIADQTNLLALNAAIEAARAGEQGRGFAVVADEVRKLAERTGSATVEIGDMVQNILAETGRAVGNMDRTIGAVDGSAAQTEQARARLVEITEAMRQVVDKIGDVALSTGEQHNATTAMAQSTESINNKILDSDAALQSAQRTLSTLDGVARSMQQAFSRFKL; this comes from the coding sequence ATGAAATCCATACGAAGCAAGATTGCCCTGCTGCTGGCGCTGGCCATGCTGGTGGCCACGCTGAGCACTGCCGTCAGCGCCTATTTCAAATTCCGCGACAACCTGTCCGCCGGCGTGTCCGCCCAGCTGGATCTGGCCATCGGCGGCCAGCAGCGTTTCGTCACTTCCTGGCTGGAGCAGCGCAAGCAGATCATCGCCAGCGCCGTCCGCCACGGCGGCGAAGCCGATCCCACCCTGTATCTGCAGCAGCTGGCCGAGGCCGGCGGCTATGCCCAGATCTTCGTCGGCGACGGCGACAGCAAGGGCATGGTCTATTCCATACCGGGCAAGCAGAAGCCCAGTCCGGACTATGATCCGGCCTCTCGCGCCTGGTTCAAGGCGGCCAAGGCGCAGGGCGGGGTGATCGTCACCGCGCCGTACAGGCCCGCCAGCGCGTCGATCAAGGACCTGGTGATCACCATCGCCCAGGCCTTGCCGGCCGGCAACAAGGTGGTCGGCGGCGACATCGCCATCGGCCAGCTGGTGAAGTCGGTGCTGTCGGTATCCTTGCCGGGCAACGGCTTCGTGTTTCTGATGGGCAAGGACGGCAAGCTGATCGCCTATCCCAAGGCCGACACCGCGCTCAAGCCCCTGTCCGAGCTGATGCCGGGCATGGACGCCGCCCGCATCGCCGGCCTGCTGGACAAGCCCGAGCTGGCGACGGTGGAGCTGGACGGCGCGAGCCGCCTGCTGCGGCTGAGCTCGGTGGAGGGCAGCGACTGGGTGCTGGGCGTGGTGGTGGACAGCGAGCTGCGCGACGCGCCGCTGCGCCAGATGATGGTGTCGATGGCCTTATCGCTGCTGGCCGCGCTGGCGATCACCCAGCTGCTGGCCGGTGCCTACCTGCGCCGCTTGTTGCGGGGCCTGTTCCAGGTGCGCGACGCGCTGCGCGAGATATCGCAGGGCGAAGGCGACCTCACCCGCCGCATCGCGGCTGAAGGCCGCGACGAGGTGGCGCAGATGGCCGAGGCGTTCAATCAGTTCGTCGGCCGCCTGAACGGCATGTTCCGCGAGCTGCGCGCCGAGGCCGAGCAACTGGCGCAGGGCGTGATCGCCGTCGGCGGCGACGTGGCGCGGCTGGCCGAGGACTCCCACATGCTGGCCGACATTTCCAGCTCCAACGCGGCGGCGATCGAGCAGGTGACCGTGAGCATTTCCCACATCGCCGACGCCACCCGCGAGACCGATTCGCTGGCGCGCGACACCGGCGCCCACGCCCAGTCCAGCGCCGAGGAGCTGCAGCGCATCAGCAGCGAGATGGCCAGCACCAGCGTATCGGTGGGCGAGCTGTCGGCGCTGCTGGCTTCCTTGCAGCAGCGTTCGCAGGAGATCTCCAAGATCACCGGCGTGATCCGCGACATCGCCGACCAGACCAATCTGCTGGCCTTGAACGCGGCGATCGAGGCGGCGCGCGCCGGCGAGCAGGGCCGCGGCTTCGCGGTGGTGGCCGACGAGGTAAGGAAGCTGGCCGAGCGCACCGGCAGCGCCACCGTCGAGATCGGCGACATGGTGCAGAACATCCTGGCCGAGACCGGACGCGCGGTCGGCAATATGGACCGCACCATAGGGGCGGTGGACGGCAGCGCGGCGCAGACCGAGCAAGCGCGCGCGCGGCTGGTGGAAATCACCGAGGCGATGCGGCAGGTGGTCGACAAGATCGGCGACGTCGCGCTGTCCACCGGCGAGCAGCACAACGCCACCACGGCGATGGCGCAGAGCACCGAGTCCATCAATAACAAGATCCTGGATTCGGACGCCGCGCTGCAGAGCGCCCAGCGCACGCTGAGCACGCTGGATGGCGTGGCGCGCAGCATGCAGCAGGCGTTCAGCCGCTTCAAATTGTAA
- the udk gene encoding uridine kinase — MSTPFIIGVAGGSGSGKTTVTNKVLETIGSEMAAVIIQDYYYRDQSHLTFEQRLGTNYDHPQAFDWPLLISHIDDLRNGRAIEMPVYDFANHTRSDQTVTVQPAPVIVIEGLFPLYDAALREMMSLKIFVDTDSDVRFIRRLKRDIAERGRTMESVIEQYLSTVRPMHNQFIEPTKRFADVILPHGANDPAVDIITTKVASLMV; from the coding sequence ATGAGCACCCCGTTCATCATTGGCGTTGCCGGCGGCAGCGGCAGCGGTAAAACCACGGTAACCAACAAGGTGCTGGAAACCATTGGTTCCGAGATGGCGGCGGTGATCATCCAGGACTACTACTATCGCGACCAGAGCCACCTGACCTTCGAGCAGCGCCTGGGCACCAACTACGACCACCCGCAGGCCTTCGACTGGCCGCTCTTGATCTCCCACATCGACGACCTGCGCAACGGCCGCGCGATCGAGATGCCGGTGTACGACTTCGCCAACCACACCCGTTCCGACCAGACCGTCACCGTGCAGCCCGCGCCGGTGATCGTGATCGAGGGCCTGTTCCCGCTGTACGACGCCGCCTTGCGCGAGATGATGTCGCTGAAGATCTTCGTCGACACTGACTCCGACGTCCGCTTCATCCGCCGCCTCAAGCGCGACATCGCCGAGCGCGGCCGCACGATGGAGAGCGTGATCGAGCAATACCTGTCCACCGTGCGCCCGATGCACAACCAGTTCATCGAGCCGACCAAGCGCTTCGCCGACGTGATCCTGCCGCACGGCGCCAACGATCCGGCGGTGGACATCATCACCACCAAGGTCGCCAGTCTGATGGTGTGA
- the hscA gene encoding Fe-S protein assembly chaperone HscA — translation MALLQIAEPGLSAAPHQHRLAVGIDLGTTNSLVATVRSGSAAVLPDETGRSLLPSVVRYGDQGVLAVGYDAQKEQNRDPHNTIVSVKRFMGRGVSDIKDAGSLPYRFVDAPGMVQLVTRAGVKSPVEVSSDILRALKERAEASLGGELTGAVITVPAYFDDAQRQATKDAARLAGLNVLRLLNEPTAAAIAYGLDNGSEGTYVVYDLGGGTLDVSILKLTRGVFEVLATSGDSALGGDDFDHRVFCWLLEQAGVTAPSAHDMRLLHTRAREAKEALTDHASTRVTAILSDGQSLDLELDQATLHAITKTLVDKTLTPVRKALRDAKIAPEDIQGVVMVGGATRMPHVQKAVADYFGRAPLTNLDPDKVVALGAAIQANVLAGNKQDDEWLLLDVLPLSLGIETMGGLTEKIIPRNSTIPVARAQDFTTFKDGQTAMSIHVLQGERELVSDCRSLAKFTLTGIPPMVAGAARIRITFQVDADGLLSVTAREQTSGVESSIEVKPSYGLSDDEISRMLSESLANVQEDIEARKLREAIVDAESLRDATLNALAQDGDLLDQAERAEVEAAVAAVASAIAEGVTRRVNEASAALNHATETFASRRMDRNIQRALKGHKITDL, via the coding sequence ATGGCTCTACTGCAAATCGCCGAACCCGGCCTCTCCGCCGCTCCCCACCAGCACCGCCTGGCCGTGGGCATAGACCTGGGCACCACCAACTCGCTGGTGGCCACCGTCAGGAGCGGCTCCGCCGCCGTGCTGCCCGACGAAACCGGCCGCAGCCTGCTGCCCTCGGTGGTGCGCTACGGCGACCAGGGCGTGCTGGCGGTCGGCTACGACGCGCAGAAGGAGCAGAACCGCGATCCGCACAACACCATCGTCTCGGTGAAGCGCTTCATGGGCCGCGGCGTCAGCGACATCAAGGACGCCGGCAGCCTGCCCTACCGCTTCGTCGACGCGCCGGGCATGGTGCAGTTGGTGACCCGCGCCGGCGTCAAGAGCCCGGTCGAGGTATCTTCCGACATCCTGCGCGCGCTGAAGGAACGCGCCGAGGCAAGCCTGGGCGGCGAGCTGACCGGCGCGGTGATCACCGTGCCCGCCTATTTCGACGACGCCCAGCGCCAGGCCACCAAGGACGCCGCGCGCCTGGCCGGCCTGAACGTGCTGCGCCTGCTCAACGAACCGACCGCCGCCGCCATCGCCTACGGCCTGGACAACGGCAGCGAAGGCACATATGTCGTATACGATCTTGGGGGAGGCACGCTGGACGTGTCCATCCTGAAGCTGACCCGCGGCGTGTTCGAAGTGCTGGCCACCAGCGGCGACTCGGCGCTGGGCGGCGACGACTTCGACCACCGCGTGTTCTGCTGGCTGCTGGAGCAGGCCGGCGTCACCGCGCCGTCCGCGCACGACATGCGCCTGCTGCATACCCGCGCCCGCGAAGCCAAGGAAGCGCTGACCGACCACGCCAGCACCCGCGTTACCGCCATCCTGTCCGATGGCCAGTCGCTGGACCTGGAGCTGGACCAGGCCACGCTGCACGCCATCACCAAAACGCTGGTCGACAAGACGCTGACGCCGGTGCGCAAGGCGCTGCGCGACGCCAAGATCGCGCCCGAGGACATTCAGGGCGTGGTGATGGTGGGCGGTGCCACCCGCATGCCGCACGTGCAGAAGGCCGTCGCCGACTACTTCGGCCGCGCGCCGCTGACCAACCTCGACCCCGACAAGGTGGTGGCGCTGGGCGCCGCCATCCAGGCCAACGTGCTGGCCGGCAACAAGCAGGACGACGAGTGGCTGCTGCTGGACGTGCTGCCGCTGTCGCTGGGCATCGAAACCATGGGCGGCCTGACCGAGAAGATCATCCCGCGCAACAGCACCATCCCGGTGGCGCGCGCGCAGGACTTCACCACCTTCAAGGACGGCCAGACCGCGATGTCCATCCACGTGCTGCAGGGCGAGCGCGAACTGGTGTCCGATTGCCGCAGCCTGGCCAAGTTCACGCTGACCGGCATTCCGCCCATGGTGGCCGGCGCAGCGCGCATCCGCATCACCTTCCAGGTTGACGCCGACGGCCTGCTGTCGGTCACCGCGCGCGAGCAGACCTCGGGCGTGGAATCCAGCATCGAGGTCAAGCCATCCTACGGCCTGTCCGACGACGAGATCAGCCGCATGCTGAGCGAATCGCTGGCCAACGTGCAGGAAGACATCGAAGCCCGCAAGCTGCGCGAGGCCATCGTCGACGCGGAAAGCCTGCGCGACGCGACGCTGAACGCGCTGGCGCAGGACGGCGACCTGCTGGACCAGGCCGAGCGCGCCGAAGTGGAAGCCGCCGTCGCGGCGGTCGCCTCCGCCATCGCCGAGGGCGTCACCCGCCGCGTCAACGAGGCCAGCGCCGCGCTGAACCACGCCACCGAAACCTTCGCCTCGCGCCGCATGGACCGCAATATCCAGCGCGCGCTGAAGGGCCACAAGATTACCGATCTGTAA